A window of Gemmatimonadota bacterium contains these coding sequences:
- a CDS encoding MarR family transcriptional regulator → MANPPPDGSRTLLEELQQSRPFRSPGQEAILGIARTASLINRFTTALLAPEGISGSQYNVLRILRGAGEAGLPTLAIRDRMVDPAAAITRLVEKLYDAGLVARDRGDGDRRQVVCRINDAGLALLARLDPAVAEAEETIAGACSEAELRQLNALLTTIRRSLG, encoded by the coding sequence ATGGCCAATCCCCCCCCTGATGGCAGCCGGACGCTCCTCGAGGAGCTGCAGCAATCGCGGCCGTTTCGTTCGCCCGGACAGGAGGCGATTCTCGGCATTGCCCGGACGGCCTCCCTGATCAACCGCTTCACCACCGCGCTCCTCGCGCCGGAGGGGATCTCCGGCTCACAGTACAACGTGCTCCGCATCCTCCGCGGCGCCGGCGAGGCGGGGCTGCCGACGCTCGCGATCCGCGACCGGATGGTCGACCCCGCGGCCGCAATCACCCGGCTGGTCGAGAAGCTCTACGACGCCGGCCTGGTGGCTCGGGACCGCGGCGACGGCGATCGGCGCCAGGTCGTCTGCCGGATCAACGACGCCGGCCTCGCGCTGCTGGCCCGTCTGGACCCTGCGGTGGCCGAGGCGGAGGAAACCATCGCCGGGGCCTGCTCGGAGGCGGAATTGCGCCAGCTGAACGCCCTGCTGACGACGATCCGGAGGAGCCTCGGCTGA
- a CDS encoding M1 family peptidase: SVGLQQLRQEILGPEAFDEAFREYVRRWAYKHPTAADFYRTMEDASGRRLDWFWRGWFIENARYDQAIESVVTRPNGTTQITFGNRARGVLPIRARFTFSDNSTQDLVYPAEVWSLNSMRYLRSFTFTGKTISKVEIDPEGRLVDFDRTNNVWTAAKP, from the coding sequence GAGCGTGGGGCTGCAGCAGCTGCGCCAGGAGATCCTCGGCCCCGAGGCGTTCGACGAGGCGTTCCGCGAGTACGTCCGCCGCTGGGCCTACAAGCACCCGACCGCCGCCGACTTCTATCGCACGATGGAAGACGCCTCGGGTCGCCGCCTCGACTGGTTCTGGCGTGGCTGGTTCATCGAGAACGCGCGCTACGACCAGGCGATCGAGTCGGTGGTCACCCGGCCGAACGGCACCACGCAGATCACCTTCGGCAACCGCGCCCGCGGCGTGCTGCCGATCCGCGCGCGCTTCACCTTCAGCGACAACTCCACGCAGGACCTGGTCTACCCGGCCGAGGTGTGGAGCCTGAACAGCATGCGCTACCTGCGCAGCTTCACCTTCACCGGCAAGACGATTTCGAAGGTCGAGATCGATCCGGAAGGACGCCTGGTGGATTTTGACCGCACCAACAACGTGTGGACGGCGGCGAAGCCGTAA
- a CDS encoding MFS transporter, with translation MHDPWAALRLPDFRRFLTAHFTTTLGIQIQGVVVAWQMYLDTHDPLALGLIGLAEALPNIATALFAGHVADRMDRRKLALLATSTLLACSLSLAMLAGLSGAAAEHRVLGAYLVIAVSGVARAFLQPARTALAAAMVTREVQANAVTWRSTTWQLGAVVGPALGGILNVWLGAQGSYLVDASLIVVALVALFAIRFRGAPPVAEVAEPIRESLAAGIRFLRGQQVLLGAMTLDLFSVLFGGAVALLPIFAADILHVGAWGLGVLRAAPAVGAVAMSLVLAWRPPMPRAGRALLFAVAWFGLFTIGFGLARTLWLSTLFLVLTGAADMVSVVVRSTLLQLLVPNHLMGRVTSVNQIFVGSSNEIGSFESGLAARLIGAVPAVLLGGGVTLAVVGGTWRWAPKLRAVGRLDEVGR, from the coding sequence ATGCACGACCCCTGGGCCGCCCTCCGGCTGCCGGACTTCCGCCGCTTCCTGACGGCCCATTTCACCACGACGCTCGGGATTCAGATCCAGGGCGTCGTTGTCGCGTGGCAGATGTACCTCGACACCCACGATCCGCTGGCGCTCGGATTGATCGGGCTGGCCGAGGCGCTCCCCAACATTGCGACGGCACTCTTTGCGGGGCACGTCGCCGACCGGATGGATCGGCGCAAGCTGGCGTTGCTCGCGACGAGCACGCTGTTGGCGTGTTCGCTGTCGCTGGCGATGCTGGCCGGGCTCAGCGGGGCGGCGGCGGAGCATCGAGTCCTCGGTGCGTACCTGGTGATCGCGGTGAGTGGTGTTGCGCGCGCCTTCCTGCAGCCGGCGCGGACGGCGCTCGCCGCGGCGATGGTGACGCGCGAGGTGCAGGCCAACGCCGTGACGTGGCGCAGCACCACGTGGCAGCTCGGTGCCGTGGTGGGTCCGGCGCTCGGCGGGATCCTCAATGTCTGGCTCGGTGCGCAGGGGAGCTATCTGGTCGACGCGTCGCTGATCGTGGTCGCGCTGGTGGCGCTGTTCGCGATCCGGTTCCGCGGGGCACCGCCCGTTGCCGAGGTGGCCGAACCGATCCGCGAGTCACTCGCCGCGGGAATCCGCTTCCTGCGCGGGCAGCAGGTGCTCCTCGGTGCGATGACGCTCGATCTCTTCTCGGTGCTCTTCGGTGGGGCGGTGGCGCTGCTGCCGATCTTCGCGGCCGACATCCTGCACGTCGGCGCCTGGGGGCTTGGCGTGTTGCGCGCGGCGCCGGCGGTCGGCGCGGTCGCGATGTCGCTGGTGCTGGCCTGGCGGCCACCGATGCCGCGCGCGGGGCGGGCGCTGCTCTTCGCCGTGGCGTGGTTCGGCCTCTTCACGATCGGCTTCGGACTGGCGCGCACCCTCTGGTTGTCGACCCTCTTCCTGGTGCTCACCGGCGCCGCCGACATGGTCTCGGTCGTGGTTCGGTCCACGCTGCTGCAGTTGCTCGTTCCCAATCACCTGATGGGACGGGTCACCAGCGTGAATCAGATCTTTGTCGGCTCGAGCAACGAGATCGGCTCCTTCGAGTCCGGCCTCGCGGCGCGGCTGATCGGCGCCGTCCCCGCCGTCCTGCTCGGCGGCGGCGTCACCTTGGCGGTCGTGGGCGGGACGTGGCGGTGGGCGCCGAAGCTGAGAGCGGTGGGGAGGCTGGACGAGGTGGGGAGGTGA
- a CDS encoding L,D-transpeptidase family protein — protein sequence MLLPLLAALMVTARPDSTRFALALRATVDAPAVSSLRWGTLGDVREGLRGAYDRHGWRPLWSSGGNLTPAAKAVLRELRESRDRGLDPDDYDATWLEAEAGNLGGRSDSLRAVWDLALSAATARYALALDRGRVDPRALHATLLLARDPFDIPGTLVSLAASPNPVPALRALEPPFYHYRRLVSVLQTYRLLAADSSLAALPDIPRGLRPGAAYPGAPKLRRLLTLLGDLTDSSAVNRAVDGDTLYDDALAKAIKHFQRRQGFGPDGIIGDSTRLRLTRTFASQVRQIELTLERWRWLPRVFSAPPIIVNIPGFRLYALRGPTDAESEMLTMDVVVGNAVKHDTPLLAVDLVAVQFQPPWNVPTSIQREEIRPKAIADSGYLAKEQYELLVGGKVVVPTDSLIRKIGYGVAVRQKPGTLNSLGRVKFVMPNSSDIYLHDTPARALFARVRRDFSHGCIRVSLPATLAAFLLRDQPKWPSATVDSAMAGDSTKQVRLTSRIPVFLVYQTVEVRESGEAFFYRDIYGHDRALDRALRKGYPYVKEPTGLSLSTAPRIPPSGPPRP from the coding sequence ATGCTACTCCCCCTGCTTGCCGCCCTGATGGTCACCGCACGGCCCGACTCCACCCGCTTCGCGCTGGCGCTCCGGGCGACCGTCGACGCCCCGGCGGTCAGCAGTCTGCGGTGGGGCACCCTGGGCGACGTCCGTGAGGGGCTCCGCGGCGCCTATGATCGCCACGGCTGGCGGCCGCTCTGGAGCAGTGGCGGGAACCTGACACCTGCGGCCAAGGCGGTCCTGCGCGAGCTGCGCGAGTCGCGTGATCGCGGGCTCGACCCCGACGACTACGACGCCACCTGGCTCGAGGCCGAAGCCGGCAACCTCGGAGGCCGCAGCGACTCGCTGCGCGCCGTCTGGGATCTGGCCCTCTCCGCCGCCACCGCGCGCTACGCCCTGGCGCTCGACCGCGGCCGCGTCGACCCGCGCGCGCTGCACGCCACCCTGCTGCTGGCCCGCGATCCGTTCGACATCCCCGGGACACTGGTCTCGCTCGCCGCCTCGCCGAATCCGGTCCCGGCACTCCGTGCGCTCGAGCCGCCGTTCTATCACTACCGCCGCCTGGTCTCGGTGCTGCAGACCTATCGGCTGCTCGCCGCCGACTCGTCGCTCGCGGCACTGCCGGATATTCCTCGCGGCCTGCGGCCCGGTGCCGCCTACCCCGGTGCCCCGAAGCTCCGCCGCCTGCTCACGCTGCTCGGCGATCTCACCGACAGCAGCGCCGTGAACCGCGCAGTCGACGGCGACACCCTCTACGACGACGCGCTCGCCAAGGCGATCAAGCACTTCCAGCGGCGGCAGGGCTTCGGTCCCGATGGCATCATCGGGGACTCGACCCGCCTGCGTCTGACGCGGACCTTCGCCTCGCAGGTGCGCCAGATCGAGCTCACGCTGGAGCGGTGGCGCTGGTTGCCGCGCGTCTTCTCTGCGCCGCCGATCATCGTGAACATCCCCGGCTTCCGCCTCTACGCGCTCCGCGGTCCGACCGATGCCGAGTCGGAAATGCTGACGATGGATGTGGTGGTGGGGAACGCGGTGAAGCACGACACGCCGTTGCTCGCGGTCGACCTCGTCGCGGTGCAGTTCCAGCCGCCGTGGAACGTGCCGACGTCGATTCAGCGCGAGGAGATCCGCCCCAAGGCGATCGCCGACTCCGGCTACCTCGCGAAGGAACAGTACGAACTGCTCGTCGGCGGCAAGGTCGTGGTGCCGACCGACTCGCTCATCCGGAAGATCGGCTACGGCGTCGCGGTCCGGCAGAAGCCCGGCACGCTGAATTCGCTTGGGCGCGTCAAGTTCGTGATGCCGAACAGCTCCGACATCTACCTGCACGACACGCCGGCTCGTGCGCTCTTCGCGCGGGTGCGTCGCGACTTCTCGCACGGCTGCATCCGCGTGTCGCTGCCGGCAACCCTTGCCGCTTTCCTGCTGCGCGACCAACCGAAGTGGCCGAGCGCCACGGTCGACTCCGCGATGGCAGGCGACTCCACCAAGCAGGTTCGCCTGACGAGTCGCATCCCCGTCTTCCTGGTGTACCAGACGGTGGAGGTGCGCGAGTCAGGCGAAGCGTTCTTCTATCGTGACATCTATGGCCACGACCGCGCGCTCGATCGTGCGCTGCGGAAGGGCTATCCCTACGTGAAGGAACCGACCGGGCTCAGCCTGTCGACCGCCCCCCGTATCCCGCCGTCAGGTCCACCACGTCCGTGA
- a CDS encoding peptide chain release factor 3, whose product MADLTPEALAALIARRRTFAIISHPDAGKTTLTEKLLLYGGAIHLAGSVKARRAARHATSDWMALEQQRGISVTSSVMQFEYLGYQVNLLDTPGHADFSEDTYRTLVAADSAVMLLDNRRGVEERTRQLFEVCKMRRMPIFSFVNKCDRPGGDPLQLIGDVETDLGIDIHPVTWPVNTASGFVGVADRRRREVLLFDRGGDHGAAMVETRRIPLGDGTLADAIGSEAVATLQNELDLLEAAGHPWDEEAIRNGTLSPMFFGSALTNFGVEPFLHDFLAVAPGPLPRPIDGGGEVQPTDPEFTGFVFKIQANMDPKHRDRIAFVRVCSGRFEAGMTVTLARTKKTLRLAQPQQFLARERTEIEEAFPGDVIGILDRGNLRVSDSLSLKGDIAFSGIPRFAPQHFARVVIADPLRRKHLDTGLRQLGEEGAVQVFYQESIAGPVPIVGAVGMLQFDVLIFRLLNEYGAPCRLEPLPFRHARWVRGPEETIEQMVEGRARMRLFDAKGQSIILFEDEWALRHTMNKGEGLEFLEAAP is encoded by the coding sequence ATGGCTGACCTGACCCCCGAGGCGTTGGCGGCATTGATCGCCCGCCGACGCACCTTCGCGATCATTTCGCACCCCGACGCCGGCAAGACGACGCTGACGGAGAAGCTCCTCCTGTACGGCGGTGCGATCCACCTCGCGGGGTCGGTCAAGGCGCGCCGCGCCGCACGTCATGCCACGTCGGACTGGATGGCGCTCGAACAGCAGCGCGGCATCTCGGTGACCTCGAGCGTGATGCAGTTCGAATACCTTGGCTATCAGGTCAACCTGCTCGACACCCCCGGTCACGCCGACTTCTCCGAGGACACTTACCGCACGCTGGTCGCGGCCGACTCGGCGGTGATGCTGCTCGACAATCGTCGCGGCGTCGAGGAACGGACCCGGCAGCTCTTTGAAGTCTGCAAGATGCGCCGGATGCCGATCTTCTCCTTCGTCAACAAGTGCGACCGCCCCGGAGGCGATCCGCTCCAGCTCATCGGCGACGTCGAGACGGACCTCGGGATCGACATCCATCCCGTGACCTGGCCGGTGAACACGGCGAGCGGCTTCGTCGGCGTGGCCGATCGCCGCCGGCGCGAGGTGCTGCTCTTCGATCGCGGCGGCGACCACGGCGCGGCGATGGTCGAGACGCGCCGCATTCCGCTCGGCGACGGCACGCTGGCCGACGCGATCGGCAGCGAGGCCGTGGCCACCCTGCAGAACGAACTCGACCTGCTCGAGGCCGCGGGCCATCCGTGGGACGAGGAGGCGATCCGCAACGGCACGCTCTCGCCGATGTTCTTCGGCTCGGCGCTCACCAACTTCGGCGTCGAACCGTTCCTGCACGACTTCCTGGCCGTGGCGCCGGGGCCGTTGCCGCGCCCGATCGACGGGGGCGGTGAGGTCCAGCCGACCGACCCGGAGTTCACCGGCTTCGTCTTCAAGATCCAGGCGAACATGGATCCGAAGCATCGCGATCGGATCGCCTTCGTGCGCGTCTGCTCCGGCCGCTTCGAGGCGGGGATGACCGTCACGCTCGCGCGCACCAAGAAGACGCTCCGGCTGGCGCAGCCGCAGCAGTTTCTCGCCCGCGAACGCACCGAGATCGAGGAGGCCTTCCCGGGCGACGTGATCGGCATCCTCGATCGCGGCAACCTGCGCGTCTCCGATTCGCTCTCGCTCAAGGGCGACATCGCCTTCAGCGGCATTCCGCGCTTCGCCCCGCAGCACTTCGCCCGCGTGGTGATCGCCGATCCGCTCCGCCGCAAGCATCTCGACACCGGGCTCCGGCAGCTCGGCGAGGAAGGAGCGGTCCAGGTGTTCTACCAGGAATCCATTGCCGGACCGGTGCCGATCGTCGGCGCCGTCGGCATGCTGCAGTTCGACGTGCTGATCTTCCGCCTGCTCAACGAATACGGCGCGCCGTGCCGGCTCGAGCCGCTCCCCTTCCGCCATGCCCGCTGGGTCCGCGGCCCCGAGGAGACGATCGAGCAGATGGTCGAGGGACGCGCCCGCATGCGGCTCTTCGATGCCAAGGGACAGTCGATCATCCTCTTCGAGGACGAATGGGCGCTGCGGCACACGATGAACAAGGGGGAGGGGTTGGAGTTCCTGGAGGCGGCGCCGTAG
- a CDS encoding sulfite exporter TauE/SafE family protein, which yields MLGFVAVGLALGLLGGGGSILAVPVLVHLLGIAPGVAVPMSLPVVGITAAVGAFSRWRAGQLQLRTVAGFAAVAMTSSFLAARLGTGIADTPRMILFAATMLAAATAMWRRANRMGGGAQPTTSTASASLPRIVAAAAAVGVLTGLVGVGGGFLIVPALSGVLGLPMAAATATSLAVIALNTASAGAGWIGQVSLDLPLTAAVTAAGLVGMVAGTRLAPHIAARTLTRAFAILLLLLATFLMVSELRH from the coding sequence TTGCTCGGATTCGTCGCGGTCGGCCTGGCGCTGGGACTCCTCGGCGGCGGCGGATCGATCCTCGCCGTACCCGTTCTGGTCCACCTGCTGGGGATCGCCCCCGGCGTGGCGGTCCCGATGTCGCTCCCGGTGGTGGGGATCACCGCGGCGGTGGGGGCGTTCAGCCGCTGGCGCGCCGGGCAGCTGCAGCTCCGGACCGTGGCGGGCTTCGCGGCGGTCGCGATGACCTCCTCGTTCCTCGCGGCCCGGCTCGGCACCGGGATCGCCGACACTCCCCGCATGATCCTCTTCGCGGCGACGATGCTCGCTGCGGCGACGGCGATGTGGCGGCGCGCCAACCGGATGGGAGGCGGCGCCCAGCCGACCACCAGCACCGCCAGCGCCTCGCTGCCCCGCATCGTGGCCGCAGCGGCGGCGGTGGGGGTCCTGACGGGGCTGGTGGGGGTGGGTGGTGGCTTCCTCATCGTTCCTGCGCTGAGCGGCGTCCTGGGGCTGCCGATGGCCGCGGCGACGGCGACGTCCCTGGCGGTGATCGCCCTCAACACCGCCTCGGCCGGCGCGGGGTGGATCGGCCAGGTGAGCCTCGACCTGCCGCTCACCGCAGCGGTGACAGCCGCCGGCCTGGTCGGCATGGTGGCCGGAACCCGGCTCGCCCCGCACATCGCCGCTCGCACCCTGACCCGTGCCTTCGCCATACTTCTGCTGCTGCTCGCCACGTTCCTCATGGTGAGTGAACTGCGCCATTGA
- a CDS encoding MBL fold metallo-hydrolase: MLVRRFYDDRLAQASYLIGCQRTGEAIVIDPARDVAQYLEAAAQEGVRITRVTETHIHADFVSGARELASQSGAHLLLSAEGGKDWQYGYAAEAGATLLHDNDRIVMGGVRLDVWHTPGHTPEHLVFIVTDTARSEDPVAMVSGDFLFVGDVGRPDLLERAAHVVGTMEAGGRDLFRSLQRTASLPDHLQIWPGHGAGSACGKALGAMPTSTLGYERRTNWAFGIHDEAAFVASVLEGQPSPPTYFGTMKRINREGAPLLGVRGAPAALAASALAQRIADGVVVDLRPAAAYAAQHAAGTLNIPLGKSFTTWSGWLLRYDQDIALIAPDTATASDAQRALASIGLDRVVGAFDLDALVGSRATITKGDINAAETMQAAGRLVIDLREPNEWNAGHLDGAELHPLGTVTTTLDALDRTTPLAIHCQAGARSAIGASVLERMGFTDVVDLTAGYGGRSTG, encoded by the coding sequence ATGCTCGTCCGTCGTTTCTATGATGACCGTCTCGCCCAGGCGTCGTACCTGATCGGCTGCCAGCGCACCGGCGAGGCGATCGTGATCGATCCCGCGCGCGATGTGGCCCAATACCTCGAAGCCGCGGCGCAGGAAGGGGTGCGCATCACCCGCGTCACGGAGACGCACATTCACGCCGACTTCGTCTCGGGCGCCCGCGAGCTCGCGTCGCAGAGCGGCGCCCACCTCCTCCTCTCCGCCGAAGGGGGGAAGGATTGGCAGTACGGGTACGCCGCCGAAGCCGGGGCGACGCTGCTGCACGACAACGACCGGATCGTGATGGGCGGCGTGCGCCTCGATGTCTGGCACACGCCCGGCCACACGCCGGAGCACCTGGTCTTCATCGTGACCGACACCGCGCGCAGCGAGGACCCGGTGGCGATGGTGTCGGGCGACTTCCTCTTCGTCGGAGACGTCGGCCGCCCCGACCTGCTCGAGCGCGCCGCGCATGTGGTGGGGACGATGGAGGCCGGTGGGCGCGACCTCTTCCGGTCGCTGCAGCGCACCGCGTCACTCCCCGATCACCTGCAGATCTGGCCGGGCCATGGCGCCGGCTCTGCCTGCGGCAAGGCGCTCGGCGCGATGCCCACGAGCACGCTGGGCTACGAACGGCGGACCAATTGGGCGTTCGGCATTCACGACGAAGCGGCGTTCGTCGCCTCGGTGCTCGAGGGGCAGCCGTCGCCGCCGACCTACTTCGGCACCATGAAGCGGATCAACCGCGAGGGCGCGCCGCTGCTCGGCGTGCGTGGCGCGCCTGCGGCACTCGCTGCCAGTGCGCTCGCGCAACGGATCGCCGATGGCGTCGTGGTCGACCTCCGCCCGGCGGCCGCATACGCCGCGCAGCATGCCGCCGGCACGCTGAACATCCCGCTCGGCAAGTCGTTCACCACCTGGTCGGGCTGGCTGTTGCGGTACGATCAGGACATCGCGTTGATCGCCCCCGACACGGCTACCGCGTCCGACGCGCAGCGAGCGCTCGCGTCGATCGGCCTCGACCGTGTCGTCGGCGCCTTCGACCTCGATGCGCTGGTGGGGTCACGCGCGACGATCACCAAGGGCGACATCAACGCCGCCGAGACGATGCAGGCGGCCGGGCGCCTGGTGATCGACCTGCGCGAGCCGAATGAGTGGAACGCCGGCCATCTTGACGGCGCCGAGCTGCATCCGCTCGGCACGGTGACGACGACGCTCGACGCGCTGGACCGCACGACGCCGCTTGCCATCCACTGTCAGGCCGGCGCGCGCTCGGCGATCGGCGCGTCGGTGCTGGAGCGGATGGGTTTCACGGACGTGGTGGACCTGACGGCGGGATACGGGGGGCGGTCGACAGGCTGA
- a CDS encoding DoxX family protein, with translation MFRSLMRTTNDIVPFIARITLALFILPHGLQKSAGLFGGYGIAGTVGFMESVGVPTALAYVAIAVESIGGIALLFGVFGRLAAAALGVQMITAALMMHRASFFVGQQGGGFELHLLAVGLALIVLLKGSGRWSVDGATGGGGKKKKGKKKGGGGGGGRGGPRPAGAGRPPSPAPRSTPSPI, from the coding sequence ATGTTCCGCTCGCTGATGCGCACCACCAACGACATCGTCCCGTTCATTGCCCGGATCACCCTGGCGCTCTTCATCCTGCCGCACGGCCTGCAGAAGTCGGCCGGTCTCTTCGGCGGCTACGGCATCGCCGGGACGGTGGGCTTCATGGAGTCGGTCGGCGTCCCGACGGCGCTCGCCTACGTCGCCATTGCGGTGGAATCAATTGGCGGGATCGCGTTGCTGTTCGGCGTCTTCGGTCGGCTGGCCGCCGCCGCCCTCGGCGTGCAGATGATCACGGCCGCCCTGATGATGCACCGTGCCTCGTTCTTCGTCGGGCAGCAGGGCGGCGGCTTCGAGCTGCATCTGCTGGCCGTCGGCCTCGCGCTGATCGTGCTGCTGAAGGGGAGCGGGCGGTGGAGCGTGGATGGCGCTACGGGGGGAGGAGGAAAAAAGAAGAAGGGAAAGAAGAAAGGGGGGGGGGGGGGGGGGGGGCGCGGCGGGCCCCGCCCCGCGGGGGCGGGGCGGCCCCCTTCGCCAGCGCCTCGTTCAACACCTTCGCCAATCTGA
- a CDS encoding YdiU family protein: protein MLRPLHALTWDNRFASLPDAFGERVGPTPLPDPWLVAFNPDVAALLDLDPAAADDPDFLAWVAGNLTLPGTDPVAAIYAGHQFGVWVPQLGDGRAILLGEVASGNHQHWDVQLKGAGMTRFSRMGDGRAVLRSTIREYLAGEAMHGLGVPTTRALAIAGSDAPVYRERAETAAVLVRVAPSHVRFGSFQLFASRKQTDEVRLLADHVIEHHFPECLALPVQQRYAAWYREIVDRTARLMAQWTAVGFAHGVMNTDNMSILGLTLDYGPYGWLERYDPGFICNHSDPSGRYAFDQQPRIGLWNCARLGEALFPLVAQEPALAALESYRATFEATMDTLVRAKIGLARRLDGDGELASDLFTLMHRAGADYTSTFRLLSAVDASRPETLVALADAVAAPALLDPWLERWLARVADETVPAAHRRTAMAAVNPKYVLRNWIAQEVIEAAEARDTAPLQRVMTLLRSPYDEHPGMERYAVGPAEGMGEVVVSCSS from the coding sequence ATGCTTCGCCCCCTGCACGCGCTGACCTGGGACAATCGCTTCGCCTCCCTCCCCGACGCCTTCGGCGAGCGGGTGGGGCCGACGCCGCTCCCCGACCCCTGGCTGGTCGCCTTCAATCCCGACGTCGCCGCCCTGCTCGATCTGGACCCCGCCGCCGCCGACGATCCCGACTTCCTCGCCTGGGTCGCGGGCAACCTGACCCTGCCGGGCACCGACCCGGTCGCGGCGATCTATGCCGGCCATCAGTTCGGCGTCTGGGTGCCGCAACTCGGCGACGGCCGCGCCATCCTCCTCGGCGAGGTCGCCAGCGGCAACCATCAACACTGGGACGTGCAGTTGAAGGGCGCCGGGATGACGCGCTTCTCGCGGATGGGTGACGGCCGCGCGGTGCTCCGCTCCACGATCCGCGAGTACCTCGCGGGCGAGGCGATGCATGGCCTCGGCGTGCCGACCACCCGCGCCCTCGCGATCGCCGGCAGCGATGCCCCGGTGTACCGCGAACGCGCGGAGACCGCGGCCGTCCTCGTACGCGTGGCACCTTCGCACGTGCGCTTCGGCTCCTTCCAGCTCTTCGCATCGCGGAAGCAGACCGACGAGGTGCGGCTCCTCGCCGACCATGTGATCGAGCACCATTTCCCCGAGTGCCTCGCCTTGCCTGTCCAGCAGCGCTACGCCGCGTGGTACCGCGAGATCGTGGACCGGACGGCGCGGCTGATGGCGCAGTGGACCGCGGTGGGCTTCGCGCACGGCGTGATGAACACCGACAACATGTCGATCCTCGGCCTGACGCTCGACTACGGTCCCTACGGCTGGCTGGAGCGCTACGACCCCGGCTTCATCTGCAACCACTCCGACCCGAGCGGGCGGTACGCCTTCGACCAGCAGCCGCGCATCGGTCTCTGGAATTGCGCGCGCCTCGGCGAGGCGCTCTTTCCGCTGGTGGCGCAGGAGCCGGCGCTCGCCGCGCTCGAATCGTATCGGGCCACCTTCGAGGCCACGATGGACACGCTGGTCCGCGCCAAGATCGGCCTGGCACGCCGACTCGACGGCGACGGCGAGCTCGCCAGCGATCTCTTCACGCTCATGCACCGCGCCGGTGCGGACTATACCAGCACCTTCCGCCTCCTCTCGGCGGTCGACGCGAGCCGTCCTGAGACGCTCGTCGCACTCGCCGACGCAGTCGCCGCGCCGGCGCTGCTCGATCCGTGGCTGGAGCGGTGGCTGGCCCGCGTCGCCGACGAGACCGTGCCCGCTGCCCATCGCCGCACCGCGATGGCCGCCGTCAATCCGAAGTACGTGTTGCGGAACTGGATCGCGCAGGAAGTGATCGAGGCCGCGGAGGCGCGCGACACGGCGCCGCTCCAACGGGTGATGACCTTGCTCCGGTCGCCGTACGACGAGCATCCCGGGATGGAGCGATACGCGGTGGGGCCGGCGGAGGGGATGGGGGAGGTGGTGGTGAGTTGTAGCAGTTGA
- a CDS encoding vitamin K epoxide reductase family protein: MSAPDDDGLTPRHWIALTALVSGVVATYLHLWKIGLAGQLACTANHGCEIAQFSPYGYLFGVDVALIGAVGYTMVFITAMIGVQPKWIRDPRTTKLLALMVYPAFLFTLRLKYGEFIVLKTFCPWCAVSAVTITLHSILVWMDWKRVKG, translated from the coding sequence ATGTCCGCCCCCGACGATGACGGCCTGACGCCGCGCCACTGGATTGCCCTGACCGCCCTCGTCTCCGGGGTGGTCGCCACGTACCTCCATCTCTGGAAGATCGGCCTCGCCGGCCAACTGGCCTGCACCGCCAATCACGGCTGCGAGATCGCCCAATTCTCGCCCTACGGCTACCTCTTCGGGGTTGACGTCGCCCTGATCGGGGCGGTCGGCTACACCATGGTCTTCATCACGGCGATGATCGGGGTGCAGCCGAAGTGGATCCGCGACCCCCGGACCACGAAGCTGCTGGCGCTGATGGTCTACCCCGCCTTCCTCTTCACGCTGCGCCTCAAGTACGGCGAGTTCATCGTCCTCAAGACCTTCTGCCCCTGGTGCGCGGTCTCGGCGGTGACGATCACGCTGCATAGCATCTTGGTGTGGATGGACTGGAAGCGAGTCAAGGGATGA